The Candidatus Zymogenaceae bacterium genome contains the following window.
CATGATGTCTCTCTCCGACGGAATCGCCAAGGGATCGGCCCGCAGCATTCACGGGTTTCATCTCTATCAGGGGCTGACGAAGCTGGAAGAGCTCCTCATCGGATTCGGGGGACATCAATACGCCGCGGGATTGTCCATGGAAAAGGGGAATATCTCGGAATTTCGGGACAGATTTGACGCGGTTGTTCGGGAGATGACCTGTGACGAGGATTTCATCCCCACCGTGAAGATCGATGCTGAGATCGTTCTCTCCGATATCCACAAACGAAACCTACTGCACGAAATCAAGCTGATGATGCCCTTCGGCGCGGGAAATCCGGAACCGCAGTTCCTCACCCGGTGCCTCATGGTAAAGGAGGCCCGGATCGTGGGGAGAAATCACCTGAGAATGGTGTTCAAGGATGACAAGATGAACTGGGACGCCATCGCCTTCGGACAGGGCCGGCTTCTCAATAATCCCATTGATACCGTGGACGCGGTTTTCGCCATTCGCGAAAACCGATGGAACCGAAGCGGCTCCTGCGAGTTGCATATAAAGGATATTCGTGTGGAATAGGTCGGGGCCGGAGTCTGCCTTTTGTGTTATGCTCCGACGCTGGCCAGCGCTCGAGTCCGGTCGATGAAATCGTTCCTGACCAGGTATTCAAGGGTGTCCCCGGAAAGGATCATTCGATTCTGGTCGGTGCGGGCCGCCCGTGTTCCCGCCTCTAAAAACGCATTAATCGCCTGATGTCTATCACCCAGCGCATGATACATGATTCCCCGCATCTGGCATTTCGCCGCATACACCGCCTCCCGAACGGGACCGTCCGGCGCCTGATATACGGACAGCCCTCGGCGGTAGAGGGGCAGGGGGTTGAGCCCCCTGGCGTTTTCGGCTTTCCCCAGCAGGAACCACGCCCGGACGTCCCGGTTTCCTTCCGGTATCGATTCGATGTGCCGCAGGCTCTCTTCCAGTCGATGCGTGTTCATCAGGCACAGCGCCAGATCGAATACGATGTCGATACGCCCGGGATTCCCGGAAAGCGAGGCTTCGAAGTGCCGGGAGGCCTCGGCAAAGCGACCCCGCTCCATTTCAATGAATCCAACGGCGTCGTGGGCGATCGCGTTGTCAGGATCACGGGCGATGATCCTGTTGAAATATTCTATGCTCTCGTTCGTGCGTCCCAGCTCATACAGGAGCAACCCTGCGTGTCCCCAGGCGGGGGGATTGTCAGGC
Protein-coding sequences here:
- a CDS encoding tetratricopeptide repeat protein, with amino-acid sequence MTISKITEPPHSFCTTDEYAHRMAFFQRSLDYFMKMLEHEPDNPPAWGHAGLLLYELGRTNESIEYFNRIIARDPDNAIAHDAVGFIEMERGRFAEASRHFEASLSGNPGRIDIVFDLALCLMNTHRLEESLRHIESIPEGNRDVRAWFLLGKAENARGLNPLPLYRRGLSVYQAPDGPVREAVYAAKCQMRGIMYHALGDRHQAINAFLEAGTRAARTDQNRMILSGDTLEYLVRNDFIDRTRALASVGA